A DNA window from Microcystis aeruginosa NIES-843 contains the following coding sequences:
- the cbiT gene encoding precorrin-6Y C5,15-methyltransferase subunit CbiT, which translates to MTWLYKTPGIPDELFERLPGIPLSKREVRLLMISALRLGDGGVFWDIGAGTGTIPVEIGLLCPNSPIIAIERDEEVASLIRRNCDRFGVKNVTVFEGSAPDCLPNISLAPDRVCIEGGKPIKSVLQEVWQYLKPNGRIVATANNLETLYQFSEGFSNLQARNIEIVQAAVNRLETRGIHQVFAAVDPMFILSGDKL; encoded by the coding sequence ATGACTTGGTTATATAAAACCCCCGGTATTCCCGATGAATTGTTTGAACGTTTGCCTGGGATTCCCTTGAGTAAACGCGAGGTGAGATTATTGATGATTTCCGCTTTGAGGTTAGGTGATGGGGGGGTTTTCTGGGATATCGGGGCGGGAACCGGCACTATTCCCGTTGAAATTGGCTTATTATGCCCCAATAGTCCGATTATTGCCATTGAAAGGGATGAAGAAGTGGCGAGTTTAATCCGCCGTAATTGCGATCGCTTCGGGGTAAAAAATGTTACAGTTTTTGAAGGCAGCGCGCCCGATTGTCTGCCCAATATATCCCTAGCACCCGATCGCGTCTGTATCGAGGGCGGCAAACCGATTAAATCGGTTCTGCAAGAAGTGTGGCAATACCTGAAACCCAACGGCCGCATCGTGGCTACGGCCAATAATTTAGAAACCCTCTATCAATTTTCCGAAGGCTTTTCTAATTTACAGGCGCGTAATATCGAGATCGTACAAGCGGCAGTAAATCGCCTAGAAACTAGGGGTATTCACCAAGTTTTTGCCGCCGTTGATCCCATGTTCATCCTGAGTGGCGATAAACTTTAA